A window of Bdellovibrio svalbardensis genomic DNA:
CAGAAACACTTGGGGCGTCTTCGACCATGATCTTTATAAGTTTGCTCAAAGCAAAATGGATCAAATGCAAGAGCCTATGTTGATCGGTATCAATACCAATTCGACTCATGACAATGTTCTTCCGAAGGGTGTGAATACCGAGCTCAAAAAACTTGCAGAGTTTAAACACTTTCATTACGCGGATTCAGAGTTGGCGGATTTCTATCAGTCACTCACCAAGCGCAAATGGAAGAAGGATTGGGTGTTGGTGTTGATTGCGGATCACACAACTTATGCCAATAGTTTCTTTGAACACTATTATCTGCCTTTCTTGATGAAGTATCATTCCGTCAGTGGAAACTCCCCTGCCAAGCCTTTCAAAGAAGAATTGGTTTCAGGTGTGTTCCATCAAAATGACGTCGCGACAACTTTGGCAGACCTCACTGGCACAAAGGCTCCCACTTTCTTGGGCCGCTCTTTGCTGCACCCTGAAAAGTACAGCGAAGGTGCCAGCATCTTCCACTTGGGGGAATCTGCGTGGTTTGAGGGTCCTTGGTCGGTGGTTTCTAACATCCGCAAGTACGGCGAAAAGAAATGTTATCGCTGGAAAGAGGACAAAACTTTTGCCCATGCCCTGCCGTGTCCTGATACCGCCGAGCAAATGTACCTTAACAGCTTGAGCTTCGTTAAAGAATCGCAGGAGTATTTGTTTAAATAGATCCAACAGAGAACTGGAACGCTTTTTTTCGATAGCAAAAAACTGACTGATGTTTGTTGGCATGTTTCATAGTCATTAAGCGTTTTTTGATACAATTCCATCCTTAAGTGAAAAACAACTAATACAGGTTTTTCAGCGAGGATGGATAAAATTAAGTACAATTTTAGCCTCAACCAAAAAAATCAACAAAACTTTTTCATCTTTGGGACTGCCCTAGCTGTCGTCTTTTTCCTTTTATCCTTATGGCATCGTTGGATCCACATTGATGACGCGTGGCTTGGCGAGCAAGTGTACTGGCTGATTCATGATGGACATGTTCGATCGGAACTTTTTCATGGATTTATGGGGCATGAAGAGAAGCTCTTTGTTTGGCATAAACTCTATATCTGGCAAGGCGCTTTAATTAGTAAACTTTTTGGTTTCAATATCTATTATTTAAAGTCACTCAGCCTGGCCTATCTCGGCCTTATTATATTTACATTTAGAAAGATATTTAACTTCTACAAACTGGAAGGCTATCTTTGGCATCTTGGACTTCTGCTCCTTTTTACCTCCTGCTGGGTTTTTGAGTTGGGTTTTACCTTTCGTCCCGATTTAGCTGTGACGTCATTTGGATTATTGTCTTTTTACTGTCTCAAAATCGCCAAAGAAGAGGGCGCCCGTTTTGCACTGCTTGCTGGGATTCTTGCAGGTTTAGCAACGGCAAGCCATCTTAACGGAATTCTTATGATCGGCTCCGGAATTGTTTTACTGATATGGCGTAAAGATTTCCGTGGCACACTGATATTTGCGGCGAGTGCTGGTTTGCTGTCTCTGTTTTACCTTCATGATATACACTCCTTAGCGGAGTTACACACTTTCTGGTTACAATTTAAAAATGACCCCAGTATCAACCGTGAATTCAGCGGTCCTCTTCACTATCTATGGAAATTAATAGACGAACAAAGGCGGTACCTGCACAGTCCAATGGAAATCGCTTACACCTTGCTGCTTACGGTATTGGTATTACCGAATGCAAAATTGCTTTTCAAAAAGGATTCCGAACTGGTCATATATGTTCTGACTCTCTGCCTGCTTTTAGCTCTGATTTCCCATGGGAAAACCTCAAAATATCTTATTTACGCTCAACCTTTTTTCTTTTTAGCGATCTTAATTTCTTGGCCAAAAAGAATTCCGCTTTGGAAAGTTCCATTCATTTTGATTTGCTTAGGGACTGCAACCTATCTCAACATCAAGACCTATATTCTGCCAAATCGCGACGAAATAGCTTCTTTTGAACAACTAGCTTCGATTCTTCCTGAAAACACAAAAATCGTTGCCCCCTTAGATTTTATCTTTAACCAAATTGAACGTTTTGAGCAAATTCAAGGAATTCAGGTCTATGAGTTTTTTGTTTTGGAAGGCCGCATGAAGCAAGATGCCCCTTCATTTTTTTCAATGGCAGCGAAGTTTAACCGCGACTACATTGTGCTAAATGCAGCCGCCATGACGTTTTTCGAAATTAAGGAGAAAAACTATCCACCGTATGAATTTTTAAAAAGAGAACACCATTTGGGCTACTCTATCTTTATCAACACTTTATCCGCATCTAATAGCTCAGATACAAACAAACCGTGAGCTTACATAGAGTAATATTCTTGGTACCAATGTGCCGCCGCCACTGCTGCTTGCTCTGAGGAGTAATGCATTCTCCAACCTATATTGCCTTCAATTTTACTATTATCCAGCCCCCCGTGAACGGATCTCCCTGGGGATTCTGCAATATTGACCATAGGCTTTCCCTGGAATGCATTTACGAATGCCTGCTTAATAACCTTTACAGTCGCCATGCTTTCAACTCCGGAT
This region includes:
- a CDS encoding ArnT family glycosyltransferase, with product MDKIKYNFSLNQKNQQNFFIFGTALAVVFFLLSLWHRWIHIDDAWLGEQVYWLIHDGHVRSELFHGFMGHEEKLFVWHKLYIWQGALISKLFGFNIYYLKSLSLAYLGLIIFTFRKIFNFYKLEGYLWHLGLLLLFTSCWVFELGFTFRPDLAVTSFGLLSFYCLKIAKEEGARFALLAGILAGLATASHLNGILMIGSGIVLLIWRKDFRGTLIFAASAGLLSLFYLHDIHSLAELHTFWLQFKNDPSINREFSGPLHYLWKLIDEQRRYLHSPMEIAYTLLLTVLVLPNAKLLFKKDSELVIYVLTLCLLLALISHGKTSKYLIYAQPFFFLAILISWPKRIPLWKVPFILICLGTATYLNIKTYILPNRDEIASFEQLASILPENTKIVAPLDFIFNQIERFEQIQGIQVYEFFVLEGRMKQDAPSFFSMAAKFNRDYIVLNAAAMTFFEIKEKNYPPYEFLKREHHLGYSIFINTLSASNSSDTNKP